From Bradyrhizobium symbiodeficiens, the proteins below share one genomic window:
- a CDS encoding GAF domain-containing sensor histidine kinase: MDLYEKAIRSAQDNSFVHIEALAYEMAAKFYLARGFPQIAQLYLQGARSCYLRWGADGKVRQLDAVHPHLRTEAASALPTGTIAASVEHLDLASVIKVSQAFAGERIMEKLLESLMRTAMEQAGAQRGLLVVLRGAEQRITAEATISADLVTIHMRDVSVDVALLPVSLLRAVLRTCECIILDDAVGQSPFAADPYVQQRSARSILCLPLLNQAKIVGALYLENNLVSGVFSPARTAVLKVLASQAAISLDNAYLYQELEEREARIRRLVDSNVIGIVIWDLDGRLLEANDAFLRMVQYDREELNAGLRWFDMTPPEWQEVHARSEIEELVATGTMQAREKEYFRKDGTRVPVLIGAAAFEGRPDQGVAYILDLTNLKRAEEAARESERRYRQVQAELAHANRVATIGQITGSIAHEVNQPITAAVIGAQAASRWLEHDPPDLEEVRRALARVVRNGTRAGDVVGRIRDLIKKVPPRRDLLEVNGLVREVVELTGSEANKNGVFVEMLLADDLPTIRGDGVQLQQVALNLIINAIEAMSAANGGPRRLLIRTEKTEANHVLVVVQDSGPGLASTTVERLFESFYTTKTVGLGMGLSICRSIIEAHGGQLWASANQPRGAVFRFTLPPAD; encoded by the coding sequence ATGGACCTCTATGAAAAAGCCATTCGCTCGGCGCAGGACAATTCTTTCGTTCACATCGAAGCGCTTGCCTATGAAATGGCAGCAAAATTCTATTTGGCACGCGGCTTTCCGCAGATTGCGCAGCTTTATCTGCAGGGTGCCCGAAGCTGCTACCTTCGCTGGGGCGCGGACGGCAAGGTCCGCCAGCTCGATGCCGTCCATCCGCATCTCAGAACAGAAGCAGCTTCCGCACTCCCTACAGGTACGATCGCTGCCTCCGTCGAACACCTCGACCTCGCCAGCGTGATCAAGGTGTCGCAGGCCTTCGCCGGCGAACGGATCATGGAGAAACTCCTGGAGTCGCTGATGCGGACCGCTATGGAACAGGCCGGAGCCCAACGGGGGTTGCTGGTTGTTTTGCGCGGTGCCGAGCAGCGAATCACAGCCGAAGCCACGATCAGTGCCGATCTGGTGACCATTCACATGCGCGATGTGAGCGTCGACGTGGCACTGCTCCCCGTATCGCTGCTTCGCGCTGTGCTGCGCACCTGCGAGTGCATCATCCTGGACGATGCTGTAGGCCAATCGCCATTCGCGGCTGATCCATATGTCCAGCAGCGTAGCGCCCGTTCGATTCTCTGCCTACCGCTTCTTAATCAGGCCAAGATCGTCGGCGCGTTGTACCTCGAAAACAATCTCGTCTCCGGCGTCTTCTCGCCGGCGCGGACGGCAGTCCTGAAGGTGCTTGCTTCGCAAGCAGCTATTTCGCTCGATAACGCTTATCTGTATCAGGAGCTTGAGGAGCGCGAAGCTAGGATACGGCGCCTGGTCGATTCCAACGTCATCGGCATTGTGATCTGGGACCTGGATGGACGACTACTCGAAGCCAACGACGCGTTCCTACGCATGGTGCAGTATGACCGAGAGGAACTGAACGCCGGGCTTCGGTGGTTCGACATGACGCCGCCGGAATGGCAGGAAGTGCATGCTAGGAGCGAGATTGAGGAGTTGGTGGCAACCGGCACGATGCAGGCTCGCGAAAAGGAGTATTTCAGGAAAGACGGCACCCGAGTCCCGGTGCTGATTGGCGCCGCGGCATTTGAAGGACGGCCGGACCAGGGCGTCGCTTACATCCTCGATTTGACAAATCTCAAGCGGGCGGAAGAAGCGGCCCGTGAGAGTGAACGCAGGTACCGCCAGGTGCAGGCAGAATTGGCACACGCAAACCGCGTCGCCACCATAGGCCAGATCACGGGTTCGATCGCCCATGAGGTCAACCAACCCATCACAGCAGCTGTTATCGGTGCTCAGGCAGCTTCGCGTTGGCTCGAACATGACCCGCCAGATCTCGAAGAAGTGCGGCGAGCACTCGCGCGCGTTGTCAGAAATGGCACACGAGCCGGCGATGTCGTCGGCCGGATCCGAGACTTAATCAAGAAGGTGCCGCCGCGACGGGACTTGCTGGAAGTCAACGGTTTGGTTCGTGAAGTTGTCGAACTCACCGGCAGCGAGGCGAACAAGAACGGTGTTTTTGTCGAGATGCTGCTCGCCGATGACCTTCCCACCATTCGCGGCGACGGCGTACAGTTGCAGCAAGTGGCGCTCAATTTGATCATCAATGCGATCGAAGCGATGAGCGCTGCCAACGGCGGCCCGCGACGGTTGCTGATTAGAACAGAGAAAACGGAGGCTAACCACGTTCTCGTGGTCGTTCAAGATTCTGGTCCCGGACTTGCGTCGACAACCGTTGAAAGGCTTTTCGAATCTTTCTATACAACCAAGACAGTCGGTTTGGGCATGGGGCTTTCAATCTGTCGTTCGATCATAGAAGCGCATGGTGGGCAGCTATGGGCGAGCGCCAACCAACCTCGGGGAGCTGTGTTTCGGTTCACGTTGCCCCCCGCGGACTAG
- a CDS encoding ATP-binding protein, which produces MKLLAKTPEERYQTAGGVEVDLRRCLAEWEARRSVGEFGLGKYDIPDRLLIPEKLYGRDREISSLLACLDRVTDTGGSEFVLVSGYSGIGKSSVVNELHRTLVRRRIMFASGKAEKLKRDIPYGALAQAFHSLVRPLLGKSDTELAIWRRSLLDALEANGQIMIDLIPDLKLIVGDQPVLAELPPQQAQSRLRFVFHRFIAVFARPDHPLILFLDDLQWLDSDTLDLLKEVFTQSDLRHLLVIGAYRDSELAPTHPLLREFAAIQASGTTLETIALAPLAHEHLSLMIVDALRCDVSRADPLAKLIHDKTGGNPFFAIQFLMALTDEALLTFDHDAGRWTWELERIFAKGYTENIVDLLVKKLARLPTATQSVLQQFACLGNVAESATIAIVLSIAEDEVDTALLPARRQELVDRVGAQYRFVHDRIQDAAYSLIAIELRAETHLKIGRKLLANARAEDREKAIFDIVNQLNRGASLIVSAEERWQLAELNLLAGKSAKAANAYDTALNYFVAGAKLLPENGGEDWHELEFSLEICRAECEFLTRKLTAAERRLDALSARKIDAVKQANVACLLVDLYVTLDQSSRAVAVGLEYLRHVGIDWSPHPTREEASGEYRSIWSNLGGRQIDVLAYQPLLSNATSLATLEVLTRLSVPALYTDVNLLSLVASRAVNLSIENGNCDASSLAFSVLGFVAGPCFGDYEAGIRFGRVGLDLVEKRELKRFQARIYFNFGSLVIPWTRHVRGGREMLRLALKTANQTGDLNFEAYCYAHLNTNLLAAGDPLEEVQHEAERGLAFAVRMRFRLAIDRIRTQLGLIRSLRGLTPVFGTFDEEGFDEHSFEQELTTRPDLALAEGWYWIRKLQSRLIAGDYTAALEASMRAERFLWTSPQCSRQPSTASLPRSLTRLLAITRLQRRGSSISERSSLNTHNSNCGRGTALRISRAEPLC; this is translated from the coding sequence ATGAAGCTCCTCGCGAAAACACCAGAGGAGCGCTACCAAACCGCGGGTGGTGTAGAAGTTGATCTCCGTCGTTGCCTTGCTGAGTGGGAAGCGAGGCGCAGTGTCGGCGAGTTCGGGCTAGGCAAATATGACATACCCGACCGGTTACTGATTCCCGAAAAACTGTACGGCCGGGATCGCGAGATCTCGTCCTTGCTTGCCTGCCTCGACCGCGTCACTGACACCGGCGGGTCAGAGTTCGTGTTGGTCTCCGGATACTCCGGCATCGGCAAGTCGTCGGTCGTCAACGAACTACATCGAACACTTGTGCGGCGGCGCATCATGTTCGCGTCTGGCAAGGCCGAGAAGCTTAAGCGCGATATTCCGTATGGGGCGCTCGCGCAGGCATTTCATAGCCTGGTCCGACCGCTTCTCGGTAAGAGCGATACGGAGTTGGCAATCTGGCGCCGGTCACTTCTGGACGCGCTAGAAGCAAACGGCCAGATTATGATCGACCTTATTCCCGATCTCAAGCTTATCGTTGGAGACCAGCCAGTTCTCGCCGAACTTCCACCACAGCAAGCACAGAGTCGTCTTCGTTTTGTTTTTCATCGCTTTATCGCGGTGTTTGCCCGGCCAGATCATCCACTGATCCTCTTCCTGGACGACTTGCAATGGCTCGACTCTGACACGTTGGATCTACTAAAGGAGGTGTTCACGCAATCGGACTTGCGACATCTTTTGGTGATTGGCGCCTATCGCGATTCCGAATTAGCTCCGACCCACCCGCTGCTGCGCGAGTTCGCCGCCATCCAGGCTTCCGGCACGACCCTTGAGACGATCGCGCTTGCGCCACTAGCCCACGAGCATCTTTCTCTGATGATCGTGGATGCCCTTCGCTGCGATGTCAGTCGGGCCGATCCGCTTGCGAAATTAATCCACGACAAGACAGGTGGCAATCCGTTCTTCGCAATCCAATTCCTGATGGCGCTCACCGACGAAGCATTGCTGACCTTCGATCACGACGCCGGGCGCTGGACCTGGGAGCTGGAACGCATTTTCGCGAAGGGATACACCGAAAATATCGTTGATCTCCTGGTCAAGAAGCTGGCGAGACTGCCCACCGCAACGCAAAGTGTGCTGCAGCAGTTTGCCTGTCTCGGAAACGTCGCGGAGAGTGCGACGATCGCGATCGTCCTTTCGATTGCGGAAGACGAAGTGGACACGGCATTATTGCCGGCCCGCCGTCAGGAGTTGGTCGACCGTGTTGGCGCTCAGTACCGGTTCGTTCACGATCGTATCCAGGACGCCGCTTATTCACTCATTGCTATAGAGCTGCGTGCTGAGACGCATCTGAAGATAGGAAGGAAGCTTTTAGCGAATGCACGTGCCGAGGACAGGGAAAAGGCGATTTTTGACATCGTGAATCAGCTTAACCGAGGCGCGAGCTTGATCGTCTCGGCGGAGGAGCGCTGGCAACTAGCTGAGCTGAACCTGCTGGCAGGCAAGTCTGCAAAGGCTGCCAACGCGTACGATACTGCTTTGAATTACTTCGTTGCCGGCGCGAAGTTGCTCCCCGAAAACGGCGGGGAAGACTGGCATGAACTCGAGTTTTCGCTTGAAATATGTCGAGCTGAATGCGAATTTTTGACCCGAAAGTTGACTGCCGCGGAGCGGCGTCTGGACGCTCTGTCGGCTCGCAAGATCGACGCGGTTAAGCAGGCAAACGTCGCGTGCTTGCTCGTGGATCTCTACGTAACTCTCGATCAGAGTTCCCGCGCGGTCGCGGTCGGGCTCGAGTATCTTCGGCATGTCGGTATCGATTGGTCGCCGCATCCAACGCGAGAAGAGGCAAGCGGCGAATACCGGTCGATTTGGTCGAACCTTGGTGGCCGGCAGATCGATGTACTCGCCTACCAGCCCCTTTTGAGCAACGCGACATCACTGGCAACACTTGAAGTCCTGACAAGATTGTCGGTACCCGCACTTTATACAGATGTGAACTTGCTTTCACTGGTGGCCAGCCGTGCGGTCAATCTCAGCATCGAAAATGGCAATTGTGACGCATCAAGTCTGGCCTTTTCGGTGCTCGGTTTCGTCGCCGGACCATGTTTCGGCGACTACGAGGCCGGAATCCGTTTCGGGCGGGTCGGCTTAGACCTCGTCGAAAAGCGAGAGCTGAAACGTTTCCAGGCCAGAATCTATTTCAATTTCGGAAGCCTGGTCATTCCCTGGACGCGGCACGTACGCGGCGGGCGAGAGATGTTACGCTTGGCTCTCAAGACCGCAAACCAGACCGGCGACCTCAATTTCGAGGCGTATTGCTACGCTCACCTGAACACGAACCTTCTCGCGGCCGGCGACCCGCTCGAGGAAGTGCAACACGAAGCCGAGCGCGGCTTGGCATTTGCGGTGAGAATGCGGTTCCGTCTTGCGATCGACCGCATCCGCACCCAACTCGGCCTGATCAGGTCGCTTCGTGGTTTGACGCCCGTCTTCGGGACGTTCGACGAGGAAGGCTTTGACGAGCATTCCTTTGAACAGGAACTGACTACAAGACCCGATCTAGCACTGGCTGAGGGCTGGTACTGGATACGCAAGCTGCAGTCACGTCTCATTGCCGGTGATTACACGGCAGCCCTGGAAGCCTCAATGAGAGCTGAGCGGTTTCTTTGGACTTCCCCTCAATGTTCGAGACAGCCGAGTACAGCTTCCTTGCCGCGCTCGCTCACGCGGCTGCTTGCCATAACTCGCCTGCAGCGGAGAGGCAGCAGCATTTCGGAGCGCTCGTCGCTCAATACACACAACTCGAACTGTGGGCGCGGCACTGCACTGAGAATTTCGAGAGCCGAGCCGCTTTGCTAG
- a CDS encoding serine/threonine protein kinase, translating to MNHFFHATGQSPYDLAPLWEDGERLLCRGIDTDNVTTVMVVVAGYSSSASFDRLTHEFSLKDVLDSDWAVRPIRLERDSSGAALVLEDPGGEPLAKLLDSAMEIDRFLRLAIGITQTLGKLHRSGLVHRDIKPANIMAGCADGRVRLTGFGLASQLPRERQTPGPPDTIAGTLAYIAPEQTGRMNRSIDARSDLYALGITFYQMLTGVLPFTASNPMGWCIAISHECPSHHMNARRASQPLYH from the coding sequence TTGAACCATTTCTTCCATGCTACGGGCCAGTCGCCGTATGACCTCGCGCCGCTATGGGAAGATGGAGAGCGGCTGTTATGTAGAGGGATCGACACAGACAATGTGACAACCGTCATGGTGGTTGTGGCGGGGTACTCATCATCTGCAAGCTTTGATCGACTCACTCACGAGTTCAGCCTGAAAGACGTACTGGATTCAGACTGGGCGGTCCGGCCGATCAGGCTGGAGCGCGACAGTAGCGGCGCCGCGCTGGTGCTGGAGGATCCAGGGGGCGAGCCTCTCGCCAAACTCCTCGATTCAGCGATGGAAATCGATCGATTCTTGCGGCTTGCAATCGGGATAACTCAAACGCTCGGCAAACTTCATCGATCCGGTCTGGTTCATAGGGACATCAAGCCGGCCAACATTATGGCGGGCTGCGCGGACGGACGCGTCCGCCTTACCGGCTTCGGTCTCGCGTCGCAGCTACCGCGCGAGCGACAGACTCCCGGACCGCCCGACACAATCGCGGGGACTCTTGCTTATATCGCTCCGGAGCAAACGGGCCGGATGAACCGCTCAATCGATGCGCGCAGTGATCTCTACGCTCTCGGCATCACTTTCTATCAAATGCTCACCGGTGTACTGCCGTTCACGGCTTCAAATCCCATGGGCTGGTGCATTGCCATATCGCACGAATGCCCGTCGCACCACATGAACGCTCGGAGGGCATCCCAGCCCCTGTATCATTGA
- a CDS encoding response regulator transcription factor produces the protein MTQPSTEQRPTVIVIDDDDGVREELGSLLGSVGFQFQLFGSVADFLRIELPDQPTCLVSDVRMPGQSGLELQRALSNGAGRQVPIVFITGHGDIPMCVQAMKGGAIEFLTKPFRDQDLLDAIAIGHARDQAWLTNERALAELLALYDSLTPREREVMSLVVSGRLNKQIAAELAITEITVKVHRGQVMRKMRATSLPALARMSDKLRLPISEPTPKGRVSI, from the coding sequence GTGACGCAACCATCGACCGAGCAGCGTCCGACCGTGATCGTTATTGATGATGACGATGGCGTACGAGAAGAGCTGGGAAGCCTTCTCGGATCAGTCGGCTTTCAGTTTCAGCTCTTTGGTTCGGTCGCCGATTTCTTGAGGATTGAGCTCCCGGACCAGCCCACCTGTCTGGTCAGCGACGTTCGAATGCCCGGACAGAGTGGTCTCGAACTGCAACGAGCGCTTTCCAACGGAGCGGGGAGGCAAGTACCGATCGTTTTCATTACCGGTCATGGCGACATTCCGATGTGTGTCCAGGCGATGAAGGGTGGCGCCATCGAATTTTTGACAAAGCCTTTTCGTGATCAGGATCTCCTTGATGCGATCGCCATCGGTCATGCGCGGGACCAAGCTTGGCTGACAAATGAAAGAGCATTGGCTGAGCTCCTGGCCCTTTATGATAGCCTGACCCCGCGTGAACGAGAGGTAATGAGCTTGGTAGTAAGTGGGCGGCTGAACAAGCAGATCGCCGCCGAACTTGCTATCACCGAGATCACAGTGAAAGTCCACCGCGGCCAAGTGATGCGGAAGATGCGCGCTACGTCACTACCTGCCCTCGCCCGCATGTCAGACAAGTTGCGACTGCCCATATCCGAGCCGACACCGAAGGGACGTGTTTCAATCTGA
- a CDS encoding response regulator: MPDRRVLIAIVDDDEDVREAIRGLIRAMGFVAEAFSSAEEFLRFSKMNQTDCLIADVNMPGMSGLDLCRRLREHGNAIPTILITAYPTEEVRTFALAAGVTKFLTKPFMESELMEGCVSP, from the coding sequence GTGCCAGATAGGCGGGTTCTAATCGCGATCGTTGACGACGATGAGGATGTCCGTGAAGCCATTCGCGGACTTATCAGGGCGATGGGCTTCGTCGCCGAGGCATTCTCTTCGGCAGAAGAGTTCCTGCGCTTTTCCAAGATGAATCAGACCGACTGCTTGATCGCGGACGTCAATATGCCGGGAATGAGCGGCCTCGATCTGTGCCGTCGCTTGCGGGAGCACGGCAATGCCATCCCCACGATCCTGATCACTGCTTATCCGACAGAGGAAGTTCGTACGTTCGCTCTGGCAGCAGGAGTCACAAAGTTTCTGACCAAGCCATTCATGGAATCCGAACTGATGGAGGGGTGCGTATCGCCTTGA